A genome region from Microbacterium sp. CGR2 includes the following:
- a CDS encoding response regulator transcription factor, with translation MADSIRVVIVDDHSIFRAGLRADLETSIEVVGEAADVPSAIAVIAEAHPDVVLLDVHLPGGAGEDSTGGEAVIRGSAPTASRFLALSVSDAAADVVRVIRAGARGYITKGSSGGEVSRAVHAVTGGDAVFSPRLAGFVLDAFGAVAGEIATANDELDRLSAREQEVMRLIARGYAYKEVASELFISIKTVETHVSSVLRKLQLSSRHELTVWASERRLL, from the coding sequence GTGGCTGACAGCATCCGCGTCGTGATCGTCGACGACCATTCGATCTTCCGCGCAGGCCTCCGTGCCGACCTGGAGACGAGCATCGAGGTCGTCGGTGAGGCGGCCGACGTGCCCTCCGCGATCGCTGTGATCGCCGAGGCGCATCCCGACGTCGTCCTGCTCGACGTGCACCTGCCGGGCGGGGCGGGAGAGGATTCCACCGGCGGCGAAGCCGTCATCCGCGGCTCGGCGCCGACGGCATCCCGCTTTCTCGCGTTGAGCGTGTCGGATGCAGCCGCCGATGTCGTCCGGGTGATCCGGGCGGGCGCGCGCGGGTACATCACGAAAGGGTCGTCCGGAGGTGAAGTGAGCCGCGCCGTGCACGCGGTCACCGGCGGAGACGCGGTGTTCTCACCGCGTCTCGCCGGCTTCGTGCTCGATGCCTTCGGCGCTGTCGCAGGAGAGATCGCCACGGCGAACGACGAACTCGACCGTCTGTCCGCGCGCGAGCAGGAGGTCATGCGGCTCATCGCTCGCGGGTATGCCTACAAAGAGGTCGCGTCCGAGCTGTTCATCTCGATCAAGACGGTCGAGACGCACGTGTCATCCGTGCTGCGCAAGCTTCAGCTGTCTTCCCGGCACGAACTCACCGTCTGGGCGTCGGAACGCCGCCTCCTGTAA
- a CDS encoding PspC domain-containing protein: MTIPTAPPPPADRADSGVGAPPTPPSSGREVPQGAERFLLWVAGIGVARSEGWLGGVAAGIAARLRIDPLIVRGVLVVAALFGLPVIFLYALAWALLPDLDGRVHARDLLQRNYQPVQLGILGTAVVGLLPTAPLTGRLFGLGYDSWSALSTFGWIVGLVIVGALLFLIVRAARRTPGASAPDLPVASADHAAPGASVPLRGSGTAEGADATFAAAPVASDAASDAASDASVPPSPPAPLPSGVQDPADIAAWRAQHAAWKEQDQAWRREQQDAERAVRDRLRQERHAAAAVFAAEAAERRRIRRACNPRAGFAFVAAVIGLAIVAGAGIGLWSDASTGVAAALGLLTAALVLSLGMIVAGAFRRRSGFLAFVTLLTLVGGLAAGAVSSTQGLTLGYASVSNNAPADIRQPFGDLYIALNAHDGAPRPITVEKGSGPTHISVESGVQLQLRATSATPTTVSWTRIEWPSQTIIDSGVWTPTERLGESVVVEAVSSERTPTTTVQPVTIEQNSGDISVIIMEPAEDER; this comes from the coding sequence ATGACGATCCCCACTGCGCCACCGCCTCCTGCCGACCGCGCCGACTCCGGCGTCGGCGCGCCGCCGACGCCCCCGTCGTCGGGTCGAGAGGTCCCGCAGGGCGCCGAGCGGTTCCTGCTGTGGGTGGCCGGCATCGGCGTGGCCCGCTCCGAAGGATGGCTGGGCGGCGTGGCGGCCGGTATCGCCGCGCGGCTGCGGATCGACCCGCTGATCGTCCGCGGGGTGCTCGTCGTCGCTGCTCTCTTCGGGCTGCCGGTGATCTTCCTCTACGCACTGGCGTGGGCGCTGCTGCCCGACCTTGACGGGCGGGTGCACGCTCGCGACCTGCTGCAGCGGAACTACCAGCCGGTGCAACTCGGCATCCTTGGAACGGCAGTCGTGGGACTCCTGCCGACCGCTCCCCTCACCGGCCGTCTCTTCGGCCTCGGCTACGACAGCTGGTCGGCGTTGTCGACGTTCGGCTGGATCGTCGGGCTCGTCATCGTCGGTGCCCTGCTCTTCCTGATCGTGCGTGCTGCGCGCCGCACCCCGGGTGCCTCTGCGCCTGATCTGCCGGTGGCTTCCGCAGATCACGCGGCCCCGGGCGCGTCCGTCCCCCTCCGCGGTTCGGGTACCGCCGAGGGGGCGGACGCCACATTCGCGGCCGCGCCCGTCGCATCGGATGCCGCTTCCGACGCCGCTTCCGACGCCTCCGTGCCACCGTCTCCCCCTGCTCCGCTGCCGTCGGGAGTCCAGGACCCCGCCGACATCGCCGCATGGCGCGCGCAGCACGCCGCCTGGAAGGAGCAGGATCAGGCCTGGCGGCGCGAACAGCAGGATGCCGAACGCGCCGTTCGCGACCGGTTGCGACAGGAACGCCATGCCGCCGCCGCCGTGTTCGCCGCAGAAGCCGCCGAGCGTCGGCGCATCCGCCGCGCATGCAACCCGCGCGCCGGCTTCGCCTTCGTCGCGGCAGTGATCGGACTGGCCATCGTCGCGGGTGCCGGCATCGGGCTCTGGAGCGATGCGAGCACCGGCGTCGCCGCCGCCCTCGGTCTGCTCACTGCGGCCCTGGTGCTCTCGCTGGGGATGATCGTCGCGGGCGCCTTCCGTCGGCGGAGCGGCTTCCTCGCCTTCGTGACGCTTCTCACGCTCGTGGGTGGGCTGGCAGCGGGAGCGGTCTCGTCGACTCAGGGCCTGACGCTCGGCTACGCCTCCGTCTCGAACAATGCCCCCGCGGACATCCGTCAGCCGTTCGGCGACCTGTACATCGCGCTGAATGCGCACGACGGAGCACCGAGACCGATCACCGTGGAGAAAGGCTCCGGCCCCACGCACATCTCGGTCGAATCCGGTGTGCAGCTCCAACTGCGGGCCACCTCGGCCACACCGACGACGGTCAGCTGGACTCGCATCGAGTGGCCGAGCCAGACCATCATCGACAGCGGTGTCTGGACACCAACCGAACGCCTCGGCGAATCGGTCGTCGTCGAGGCCGTCTCCTCGGAGCGCACGCCCACGACCACCGTGCAACCGGTGACCATCGAACAGAACAGCGGTGACATCTCCGTCATCATCATGGAACCAGCAGAGGACGAGCGATGA
- a CDS encoding ATP-binding protein — MSSSARVSVRPVRVAAPPRPPLTRDRECLVSGVSAGLARHLGARVWMVRALFIGLALCGGAGILLYTWCWMFTSWEDGDASPTRRMPVAWLLLVPAVVGTLLVLFWRGGTDWLSGTIPSDAAAVVVGGTVAFATGAGLWATLIDSTDTARGPRHTMTVRVLATALLGLMFALLLARPGASVGVALVLVPLAGLLAVILSTMIPRWRDLAGERVRRIREEQRSEMAAHLHDSVLQTLALIQNRAGASSEAARLARAQERELRAWLYDGDAPADSDLATDLRDYAGGLELDYPVRIDVVSAGLSAERASGELAAAAREAMLNAARHAGGEISVYIEGSATGVDVFVRDRGAGFRLDDVPGDRLGVRESIVGRMRRAGGSGTVRSEANGTEVHLHITTSTFQERESRG; from the coding sequence ATGTCCTCTTCGGCCCGCGTCTCGGTGCGACCTGTTCGTGTGGCCGCCCCGCCGCGCCCGCCGCTGACCCGTGACCGGGAATGTCTGGTGTCGGGTGTGAGCGCCGGGCTCGCGCGTCATCTGGGCGCTCGGGTGTGGATGGTGCGGGCGCTCTTCATCGGCCTCGCGCTGTGCGGGGGAGCCGGCATCCTGCTCTACACCTGGTGCTGGATGTTCACTTCATGGGAGGACGGGGATGCCAGCCCGACCAGACGGATGCCGGTGGCCTGGCTGCTGCTCGTCCCGGCCGTCGTCGGCACGCTCCTCGTGCTGTTCTGGCGCGGGGGCACCGACTGGCTGAGCGGGACGATCCCCTCGGATGCCGCCGCCGTGGTCGTGGGCGGCACCGTCGCGTTCGCGACCGGTGCCGGTCTCTGGGCCACCCTCATCGACAGCACCGACACCGCTCGAGGGCCACGGCACACCATGACGGTGCGGGTCCTTGCGACTGCGCTCCTGGGGCTGATGTTCGCTCTCCTGCTGGCGCGCCCGGGCGCGAGCGTCGGGGTCGCCCTCGTGCTGGTTCCGCTCGCGGGTCTCCTCGCCGTCATCCTGTCGACGATGATCCCGCGGTGGCGTGACCTCGCGGGTGAGCGCGTGCGTCGCATCCGCGAGGAGCAGCGCAGCGAGATGGCCGCGCACCTGCACGACTCCGTGCTGCAGACCCTCGCGCTGATCCAGAACAGAGCGGGGGCGTCCAGTGAGGCGGCGCGGCTGGCGCGAGCGCAGGAGCGGGAGCTCCGCGCGTGGCTGTACGACGGCGATGCTCCGGCAGACAGCGACCTCGCGACGGATCTCCGCGACTACGCAGGTGGCTTGGAACTCGACTACCCGGTGCGGATCGACGTGGTCTCCGCCGGGCTCTCCGCCGAACGGGCGAGCGGGGAGCTGGCCGCCGCAGCCAGAGAGGCGATGCTGAACGCCGCACGTCACGCCGGCGGCGAGATCTCGGTGTACATCGAAGGGAGCGCCACGGGTGTGGATGTCTTCGTCCGCGACCGCGGCGCGGGGTTCCGACTCGACGATGTCCCGGGCGACCGCCTCGGCGTGCGGGAATCCATCGTCGGGCGCATGCGACGGGCCGGAGGCTCGGGGACCGTTCGCAGTGAGGCGAACGGCACCGAGGTGCATCTGCACATCACCACGAGCACCTTCCAGGAACGGGAGAGCCGTGGCTGA
- a CDS encoding EI24 domain-containing protein, translating into MIREFSIGVRTLFRGFGLWRTRPGLMNLGLIPAVITVILLAALLLPLILNMGSITTWVTPFAQGWTEPWRGLVRGAIGFVIIVAALALSSATFTALTLTIGDPFYERIWRAVEVDLGEAPPAEGGSFWTTLGEGLRLILLGILIAITVLLCGLIPAIGGILGPVTGVILTGRLLARELTGRAFDARDLSPAARASLFSGSRARVLGFGVATQLCFLIPGGAVLVMPAAVAGSTMLARDMLTRRAPTPSTPPPPSPPSPGTGGH; encoded by the coding sequence ATGATCCGCGAGTTCAGCATCGGCGTCCGTACCCTGTTTCGCGGATTCGGGCTGTGGCGCACTCGCCCCGGGCTGATGAACCTCGGCCTGATCCCCGCCGTCATCACCGTCATCCTGCTCGCGGCCCTGCTGCTTCCGTTGATCCTCAACATGGGGTCGATCACGACCTGGGTGACACCCTTCGCCCAAGGATGGACCGAACCGTGGCGGGGTCTGGTGCGCGGAGCGATCGGCTTCGTGATCATCGTCGCGGCGCTCGCGCTTTCCAGCGCGACATTCACCGCCCTGACCCTCACCATCGGCGACCCGTTCTACGAGCGCATCTGGCGTGCGGTCGAGGTCGACCTCGGTGAGGCCCCACCCGCCGAAGGCGGCAGCTTCTGGACGACTCTCGGCGAGGGACTGCGACTCATCCTGCTGGGTATCCTGATCGCGATCACGGTGCTTCTCTGCGGCCTCATACCGGCGATCGGTGGCATCCTCGGGCCGGTCACCGGCGTGATCCTCACCGGCAGACTCCTCGCAAGGGAGCTCACCGGGAGGGCATTCGACGCACGTGACCTCTCGCCCGCCGCCCGGGCCTCGCTGTTCTCCGGCAGTCGGGCCCGAGTGCTCGGTTTCGGGGTCGCGACGCAGCTCTGCTTCCTCATCCCGGGCGGCGCTGTCCTGGTCATGCCGGCCGCCGTCGCGGGGAGCACCATGCTGGCCCGCGACATGCTCACGCGCCGCGCGCCGACACCGTCGACACCGCCACCTCCCTCGCCGCCTTCCCCCGGCACTGGAGGACACTGA
- the purU gene encoding formyltetrahydrofolate deformylase, with translation MSQPDTARLLIACDDQPGIVAAVAGVLAQHGANIISLDQHSTDSEGGRFFQRTVIHLDGLAAARPALEADLSVVAERFGMEWSLHDVARRKRVAIFVSKYDHCLMELLWRTQRGQLDVDITMVVSNHPDLAGAVRSFGVPFVHIPSGDKAAMEQRQLELLQGNVDLVVLARYMQILTDDFIGRLGAPVINIHHSFLPAFIGANPYARAKERGVKLIGATAHYATADLDEGPIIEQDVTRVTHSESAAELQNRGADVERLVLARAVQWHAEDRVIVHGKSTVIL, from the coding sequence ATGTCACAGCCCGATACCGCCCGCCTCCTGATCGCCTGCGATGATCAGCCCGGCATCGTCGCGGCGGTCGCCGGAGTGCTCGCCCAGCACGGTGCCAACATCATCTCGCTCGACCAGCATTCGACCGACTCCGAGGGTGGTCGCTTCTTCCAGCGCACGGTGATCCACCTGGATGGCCTCGCCGCCGCCCGGCCTGCGCTCGAGGCGGACCTCTCCGTCGTCGCCGAGCGTTTCGGCATGGAGTGGTCGCTGCACGACGTCGCCCGGCGCAAGCGGGTCGCGATCTTCGTCTCGAAGTACGACCACTGCCTGATGGAGCTGCTGTGGCGCACGCAGCGCGGACAGCTCGACGTCGACATCACCATGGTCGTGTCCAACCACCCCGACCTCGCCGGCGCCGTGCGGTCGTTCGGCGTTCCCTTCGTGCACATCCCGTCCGGTGACAAGGCGGCCATGGAGCAGCGTCAGCTGGAACTGCTCCAGGGCAACGTCGACCTCGTCGTCCTGGCCCGCTACATGCAGATCCTCACCGACGACTTCATCGGGCGGCTCGGCGCCCCCGTGATCAACATCCATCACTCGTTCCTGCCCGCGTTCATCGGCGCGAACCCCTATGCGCGCGCCAAGGAACGGGGCGTCAAGCTGATCGGCGCGACCGCCCACTATGCGACCGCCGACCTCGACGAAGGACCCATCATCGAGCAGGACGTCACCCGCGTCACGCACTCCGAGTCGGCGGCCGAGCTGCAGAACCGCGGCGCCGATGTCGAGCGCCTCGTCCTGGCCCGTGCCGTGCAGTGGCACGCCGAGGACCGCGTGATCGTCCACGGGAAGTCGACCGTCATCCTGTAG
- a CDS encoding glutaminase yields MTTASDLLAQAARDLAGAPREGLGEQRESRWGGRRIVPVGSAWHLGVLLLTETKVLSTAEVLRAADPGRRGYTAESARARAERRAEALRGGFGEGDVVHVGWSVIDVAAVDAGGSSGPLAMMDGVPSVRWSAAGGFMPLADYLRERVPLLLGSGA; encoded by the coding sequence GTGACGACCGCATCCGATCTCCTGGCGCAGGCTGCGCGCGACCTGGCTGGTGCACCCCGCGAAGGTCTCGGCGAGCAGCGTGAATCGCGCTGGGGGGGCCGACGCATCGTACCCGTCGGATCGGCATGGCACCTCGGCGTACTGCTGCTGACCGAGACGAAGGTGCTGTCGACGGCGGAAGTGCTCCGCGCCGCCGATCCCGGACGCCGGGGCTACACGGCGGAGTCGGCGCGTGCCAGGGCTGAGCGTCGGGCCGAGGCGCTTCGCGGTGGATTCGGCGAGGGCGACGTCGTCCACGTGGGGTGGAGTGTGATCGACGTCGCCGCGGTGGATGCCGGGGGCTCGTCCGGTCCGCTCGCCATGATGGACGGGGTGCCGTCGGTGCGGTGGAGCGCGGCGGGCGGGTTCATGCCGTTGGCGGACTACCTCCGTGAGCGCGTGCCGCTGCTGCTCGGCTCCGGCGCCTGA
- a CDS encoding cation:proton antiporter produces MEASDVALVLIPLLAVAAPLLARGMRRIVRVPIIVFELLLGILVGPAVFGWVEPGELLEKLSDFGLAVLFFVAGSEIDFRAVSGKPLARASLGWLLSVILGIGVGFFFAPGEGMVVIGIALSSTALGTLMPILRDAGELGTPFGKAISAVGAVGEFLPLIAISIFLSTRATPLATAVLLAFVVLAGLTVLVAHRMPHGRLHRFVRATLHTSDQFGVRFVVLLIAALVGLSVMLDLDMLLGAFVAGAVWRIIMARAPQKDAEEIESKIEAIAFGFLVPIFFLYTGVTFDLEALVTSPAALGLVPVFLIALLIIRGSAAQLSAPAGSSVRDRASLGLLAATGLPIIVAVTAIGVDQDMLDTGTAAALVGAGMLSVLLYPLIGMTLRGEPELFVGPPPPREVPQGEL; encoded by the coding sequence GTGGAAGCGAGCGACGTGGCCCTGGTGCTGATCCCCCTGCTGGCTGTCGCTGCGCCGCTCCTCGCCCGAGGAATGCGTCGGATCGTACGGGTGCCGATCATCGTGTTCGAGCTCCTGCTCGGCATCCTCGTCGGTCCTGCAGTGTTCGGCTGGGTCGAGCCGGGCGAGCTTCTCGAGAAGCTCAGCGACTTCGGACTCGCGGTGCTGTTCTTCGTCGCCGGGTCCGAGATCGACTTCCGCGCCGTGTCCGGGAAACCGCTGGCGCGCGCGTCGCTCGGGTGGCTCCTCAGCGTGATCCTGGGCATCGGGGTCGGCTTCTTCTTCGCCCCCGGGGAGGGGATGGTCGTCATCGGCATCGCGCTGAGTTCCACGGCGCTCGGCACGCTGATGCCGATCCTGCGCGATGCCGGAGAGCTCGGGACGCCTTTCGGAAAGGCCATCAGCGCCGTGGGCGCCGTGGGAGAATTCCTGCCCCTCATCGCGATCTCGATCTTCCTGAGCACGCGCGCAACACCTCTCGCAACCGCCGTTCTGCTGGCCTTCGTGGTGCTGGCGGGGCTCACCGTGCTCGTCGCCCACCGGATGCCGCACGGACGACTGCACCGGTTCGTCCGTGCGACGCTGCACACATCCGACCAGTTCGGTGTGCGTTTCGTGGTGCTGCTGATCGCCGCGCTGGTGGGCCTCAGCGTGATGCTCGACCTCGACATGCTGCTCGGTGCGTTCGTGGCGGGGGCGGTGTGGCGGATCATCATGGCGCGAGCGCCCCAGAAGGATGCGGAGGAGATCGAGAGCAAGATCGAGGCGATCGCGTTCGGTTTCCTCGTCCCGATCTTCTTCCTCTACACCGGAGTCACCTTCGACCTCGAGGCGCTTGTCACCTCCCCCGCCGCGCTCGGCCTGGTGCCGGTCTTCCTGATCGCGCTGCTGATCATCCGCGGGTCGGCGGCCCAGCTCTCTGCGCCGGCGGGGTCGTCGGTGCGCGATCGCGCCTCTCTAGGACTGCTCGCCGCGACCGGGCTGCCGATCATCGTCGCCGTCACCGCGATCGGTGTCGACCAGGACATGCTCGACACGGGCACCGCAGCCGCGCTCGTCGGCGCCGGGATGCTGTCGGTCCTCCTGTATCCGCTGATCGGCATGACGCTGCGAGGCGAGCCGGAGCTGTTCGTCGGCCCACCGCCGCCTCGTGAGGTGCCGCAGGGAGAACTGTGA
- a CDS encoding DNA-formamidopyrimidine glycosylase family protein: MPEGDTVFRTAQRLNDALAGGEVTRFDLRVPRFAALDLTGQPVHGAASRGKHLLLRIGDSTVHSHLRMDGAWFLYRPGEKWRHPAFKVRAIVGTAEREAVGVDIAEVEVVPTRDEDQLVGYLGPDPLAPDWDMAEAIRRLSGDTRSIHVALLDQRNVAGFGNEYAAELLFLRGILPTTPTPEVDIAALLELGVRTIRANRDRSRRTFTGINRPGHAAWVYGRAGQPCRRCGTRVLRGELGADPTRERLTFWCPFCQR, translated from the coding sequence ATGCCCGAAGGCGATACCGTCTTCCGCACGGCGCAGCGCCTGAACGACGCACTTGCCGGCGGCGAGGTCACGCGTTTCGATCTGCGTGTCCCCCGGTTCGCGGCGCTCGATCTGACCGGCCAACCCGTCCACGGCGCCGCGTCGCGCGGAAAACACCTGCTGCTTCGCATAGGCGACAGCACGGTGCATTCGCATCTGCGCATGGACGGCGCATGGTTCCTCTACCGCCCTGGCGAGAAGTGGCGGCATCCGGCATTCAAGGTGCGCGCGATCGTCGGGACGGCCGAGCGTGAAGCCGTCGGCGTCGACATCGCCGAGGTCGAAGTGGTGCCGACCCGCGACGAAGACCAGCTCGTCGGATATCTCGGCCCCGACCCCCTCGCACCGGACTGGGACATGGCCGAAGCGATCCGTCGTCTCAGCGGCGATACGCGCAGCATCCACGTCGCCCTCCTCGATCAGCGAAATGTCGCCGGCTTCGGCAACGAATACGCTGCTGAACTGCTGTTCCTGCGCGGGATCCTCCCGACCACACCGACTCCTGAGGTCGACATCGCCGCCCTTCTCGAGCTCGGGGTACGAACCATCAGAGCCAATCGAGATCGCTCTCGGCGCACGTTCACCGGCATCAATCGTCCGGGTCACGCCGCGTGGGTATACGGTCGGGCCGGTCAACCCTGCCGACGCTGCGGAACAAGAGTCCTCCGGGGGGAACTCGGCGCCGATCCGACCCGTGAACGCCTCACTTTCTGGTGCCCGTTCTGTCAGCGATGA
- a CDS encoding DapH/DapD/GlmU-related protein produces MGKNYVDIENDQGATLRYRKHANGRGLVAHGAKVHPKAHIEAGAYIEPGARIGAGATIARGAWVEPDAVIGEGAHIDAHAHIGQGAAVGDNAHVGVRTEVGAGARIVRGARIGDDETVAAGLTVATNPKGLWLAA; encoded by the coding sequence GTGGGCAAGAACTACGTCGACATCGAGAACGACCAGGGCGCGACGCTGCGGTATCGCAAGCACGCCAATGGCCGCGGTCTCGTCGCGCACGGCGCGAAGGTGCATCCGAAGGCACACATCGAAGCGGGCGCGTACATCGAACCAGGAGCACGCATCGGCGCCGGGGCGACGATCGCGCGTGGAGCATGGGTGGAACCGGATGCCGTGATCGGCGAAGGCGCGCACATCGACGCACACGCGCACATCGGCCAAGGTGCCGCAGTGGGCGACAACGCGCACGTCGGTGTCCGCACCGAGGTGGGAGCAGGCGCACGGATCGTACGCGGTGCACGAATCGGAGACGACGAGACCGTCGCCGCCGGGCTCACCGTCGCGACGAACCCGAAGGGTCTGTGGCTCGCGGCCTGA
- a CDS encoding LysR substrate-binding domain-containing protein — protein MANGRRPAKRAGKGTPVRRNKAAPAERFPPRKPGQKTAKKNEPVVFDASPESEEPRTFRLGVVPGATPGKWIGAWKQRMPQVPLELIPVDPAEQRTAIDAVDAALVRLPLDDPSLHIISLYDEVSVVVAAVDSHLMAAEELTAADLEGEVVIALTDDVLGPVDLPGTTAARFAALPTDEAIATAATGVGIVIVPMSLARLHHRKDADQRRLVDGPLSTVALVWPRERTTPDVETFVGIVRGRTANSSR, from the coding sequence ATGGCGAACGGACGACGACCGGCGAAGCGGGCCGGCAAGGGCACACCGGTACGCCGGAACAAAGCCGCCCCCGCCGAGCGGTTCCCGCCCCGGAAGCCCGGGCAGAAGACGGCCAAGAAGAACGAACCGGTCGTCTTCGATGCCTCCCCCGAGTCCGAAGAACCCCGCACCTTCCGCCTCGGTGTCGTCCCCGGCGCCACCCCGGGGAAGTGGATCGGCGCCTGGAAGCAGCGGATGCCGCAGGTGCCGCTCGAACTCATCCCGGTGGACCCTGCCGAGCAGCGAACCGCCATCGACGCGGTCGACGCGGCCCTCGTGCGCCTGCCGCTCGACGATCCCTCGCTGCACATCATCTCGCTCTACGACGAGGTCTCCGTGGTGGTCGCCGCCGTCGACTCTCACCTGATGGCGGCCGAAGAGCTCACCGCCGCGGATCTCGAGGGCGAAGTCGTGATCGCGCTCACCGACGATGTCCTCGGCCCCGTCGACCTCCCGGGGACCACGGCGGCCCGATTCGCCGCCCTTCCCACCGACGAGGCGATCGCCACCGCGGCGACCGGAGTCGGCATCGTGATCGTGCCGATGTCGCTGGCCCGCCTGCACCACCGCAAGGACGCCGATCAGCGGCGACTCGTCGACGGCCCGCTTTCGACCGTCGCCCTGGTCTGGCCGCGTGAGCGCACCACACCCGACGTGGAGACTTTCGTGGGCATCGTCCGCGGCCGCACCGCGAACTCGTCGCGGTGA
- a CDS encoding glutamine amidotransferase-related protein has translation MASLLYVCVRPETGAADAEHASFRRALGVDVVDRLDLLQTSLDPAHLRGYRGIVVGGSPFNVTDEEKSPVQARVEANLEALARAAIASDIAAFFTCFSIGVVTRMLGGTVVTDMPESASATVIDTTPEGSADPVFGPSAPALTVFTAHKESAIDTPPGAVLLATNAACPVQAYRVGTHLYAAQFHPEPTPRDFADRMTFYRTTGYFDPTEFDRVQGQVLAASVTEGAALLRRFAEAFG, from the coding sequence ATGGCCTCGCTTCTCTACGTCTGCGTGCGACCCGAGACCGGGGCGGCGGATGCTGAGCACGCCTCCTTCCGGCGCGCACTCGGCGTCGACGTGGTCGATCGGCTCGATCTGCTGCAGACGTCACTCGATCCTGCCCATCTGCGGGGCTATCGCGGGATCGTCGTGGGAGGCTCGCCCTTCAATGTCACCGACGAGGAGAAGTCCCCGGTGCAGGCGCGCGTCGAAGCGAACCTGGAGGCGCTCGCCCGCGCCGCGATCGCCTCGGACATCGCCGCCTTCTTCACCTGCTTCAGCATCGGTGTCGTCACGCGGATGCTGGGCGGGACTGTCGTCACGGACATGCCCGAGTCCGCCAGCGCGACGGTGATCGACACCACTCCCGAGGGTTCCGCAGACCCGGTCTTCGGCCCGAGCGCACCGGCGCTGACCGTGTTCACCGCCCACAAGGAGAGCGCGATCGACACCCCGCCCGGCGCTGTGCTGCTCGCGACGAACGCCGCCTGCCCGGTGCAGGCCTACCGCGTGGGAACCCACCTCTACGCGGCGCAGTTCCACCCCGAGCCCACGCCGCGCGACTTCGCCGACCGCATGACGTTCTACCGCACGACCGGCTACTTCGACCCGACGGAGTTCGATCGGGTGCAGGGGCAGGTGCTGGCGGCATCCGTCACCGAGGGTGCCGCACTCCTGCGTCGCTTCGCCGAGGCGTTCGGCTGA
- a CDS encoding nitronate monooxygenase family protein, giving the protein MSDLRALFGVEHPILLGPYGGLSSVALTAAVSDAGGFGSYGLYGYDADRIRATGAALRAATDRPFGLNIWLPRGDEVVPNPQHTMFAQALEPFFQAVGVEVPARPERYLPPLDEQLEAIWDVAPAVLSVVFGVPSAELINEARRRSIRVVGTATTVAEAVALAEGGVDAIVATGMEAAGHRVSFLRPAEDSLVGTFALVPQVVDSVDVPVIAAGGIADRRGVAAAMALGASGVQVGTAFLATVESAATDAHRAAIRATAADETVLTRAMSGRLARGARNRTVRAIEASGTIAPFPMQNWLTGRFRAAAGEQGLSEMQSLWMGQAAPLATAETAAAVFAELLAGVPDGR; this is encoded by the coding sequence ATGAGTGACCTGCGCGCCCTGTTCGGCGTCGAGCATCCGATCCTCCTCGGCCCGTACGGCGGGCTCTCGTCCGTGGCACTGACCGCCGCCGTGAGCGACGCGGGTGGCTTCGGCTCCTATGGGCTGTACGGCTACGACGCCGACCGCATCCGCGCGACCGGCGCCGCGCTGCGCGCCGCGACCGACCGGCCCTTCGGACTGAACATCTGGCTGCCCCGGGGCGACGAGGTCGTCCCGAACCCGCAGCACACCATGTTCGCTCAGGCGCTGGAGCCCTTCTTCCAAGCGGTCGGCGTCGAGGTGCCTGCCCGGCCGGAACGGTACCTGCCGCCTCTCGACGAGCAGCTCGAGGCCATCTGGGACGTGGCTCCCGCGGTGCTCAGCGTCGTCTTCGGGGTCCCGTCCGCCGAGCTCATCAACGAGGCTCGACGCCGCAGCATCCGCGTGGTCGGAACGGCCACCACCGTCGCTGAAGCGGTCGCGCTCGCCGAGGGCGGCGTCGATGCGATCGTCGCGACCGGCATGGAAGCGGCGGGGCATCGCGTGTCCTTCCTTCGCCCCGCCGAGGATTCCCTCGTCGGCACCTTCGCGCTCGTGCCGCAGGTGGTCGATTCGGTCGATGTGCCCGTGATCGCCGCCGGCGGCATCGCCGATCGGCGGGGCGTTGCTGCGGCCATGGCGCTCGGAGCCTCCGGTGTCCAGGTCGGCACCGCGTTCCTCGCCACCGTCGAATCAGCGGCCACCGACGCGCACCGGGCGGCGATTCGCGCAACAGCCGCCGATGAGACGGTGCTCACTCGGGCGATGAGCGGCCGGCTCGCGCGAGGCGCCCGCAACCGAACGGTGCGGGCGATCGAGGCGAGCGGCACGATCGCTCCGTTCCCGATGCAGAACTGGCTGACCGGCCGCTTCCGCGCCGCCGCGGGGGAGCAGGGGCTGAGCGAGATGCAGTCGTTGTGGATGGGACAGGCCGCTCCGCTCGCCACAGCGGAGACTGCCGCCGCCGTGTTCGCGGAGCTTCTCGCCGGGGTGCCGGACGGTCGTTAG